From one Anabas testudineus chromosome 18, fAnaTes1.2, whole genome shotgun sequence genomic stretch:
- the cd248a gene encoding CD248 molecule, endosialin a: MGSLIFSAAALLLTFLLALLFEVSSVLCQDLTERDAICKADGCYVVYFQRKTFLDSWRACKAKGGNLATIKRKEEAATIATLFSTLDLRNSRTKVRVWIGLQRQPRQCSTTRLLRGYSWTTGDQDTEYSNWQREDSPSMCSVPRCVVMDYSTQEPNDNLKWLDGPCSVPVDGYLCYYTYKGMCPALWSEGAGNALYSTPFNLLSTLLTHVPFGTVATVPCPAGTQEEQSVLCTLKEDGSVGWSKESPICWDSTVSHNRCDKDNGGCEHFCKLDGAHFYCECASGYQLADNGQSCELSNVCQGAPCEFECLPLSDGYSCACPEGYMLAPDERSCLDVNECLQSPCEQICVNALGTFECRCLEGYYPDDEGVCKDIDECINDPCEYKCENTPGSHICHCHLGFSPMPENPSRCHDTDECQIPGTCQQMCVNYEGGFECHCDEGYELMSDQYSCQKRGGEGDDQSPVTPHFPWVIHQPGSLWDPVDYDWNPQQSHTDWPPEEDQFVDRLTDPTKVVNSDAIWVTSAPQNPPTHVAAHDEEVIDTGGADWLKWDQISQSESQSEPNIISTRPSPTTSYTNTPDINEHDKEETTTALPFLSTPTISEGAWNWWSDTSSQEPDDLVNMPTDFSNYNEEDNSHFPVEDLGQEKKNYVEITQPQDPGPPTKLPPSQSPLIKAAEIDDIVDSVQEDRGQKQTTTGLLVGLLVPICLIIVVIVVLGIVYCTRCAVQPRSKNASDCYHWISGAHDKQGAANPSVGVKTHV, from the coding sequence ATGGGCTCCCTCATATttagtgctgctgctcttctgtTAACCTTCCTACTGGCTTTACTCTTTGAAGTTTCTTCAGTACTGTGCCAGGACCTGACAGAGAGGGATGCAATATGCAAAGCAGACGGCTGCTATGTGGTCTATTTTCAACGCAAAACCTTCCTGGATTCATGGAGAGCCTGCAAAGCGAAAGGTGGTAACCTAGCTACCATCAAACGCAAGGAGGAGGCAGCCACCATCGCCACTCTTTTTTCTACTCTGGACCTGCGCAACTCACGAACCAAGGTGCGGGTATGGATTGGCCTGCAGCGCCAGCCTCGTCAGTGTAGCACCACACGTCTGCTGCGTGGTTACTCATGGACTACCGGTGACCAGGACACAGAGTATTCAAACTGGCAGAGAGAGGACTCCCCAAGTATGTGCTCAGTGCCACGCTGCGTGGTCATGGACTACAGTACTCAAGAGCCAAATGATAACTTAAAATGGCTGGATGGACCCTGCTCAGTCCCTGTAGATGGGTATCTTTGCTATTATACTTACAAAGGAATGTGTCCTGCCTTGTGGAGTGAAGGAGCAGGCAATGCCCTCTACTCAACACCATTTAACCTTCTAAGTACACTGCTAACTCATGTACCCTTTGGAACTGTTGCAACTGTGCCCTGCCCAGCAGGCACCCAGGAGGAGCAGTCGGTTTTGTGTACGTTAAAAGAAGATGGCTCAGTGGGGTGGTCAAAAGAATCCCCCATCTGCTGGGATTCCACTGTATCACACAACCGTTGTGACAAGGATAACGGTGGATGTGAGCATTTCTGCAAGTTGGATGGTGCTCACTTCTACTGTGAATGTGCCAGTGGATATCAGCTAGCAGATAATGGGCAGAGTTGTGAGCTGTCTAATGTTTGTCAAGGAGCTCCCTGCGAGTTTGAGTGCCTGCCCCTTTCAGATGGGTACAGTTGTGCCTGCCCTGAAGGATACATGCTTGCACCAGATGAACGTAGTTGTCTGGATGTAAATGAGTGCTTACAGAGTCCTTGTGAACAGATTTGTGTGAATGCTCTGGGTACATTTGAATGTCGATGTCTGGAGGGTTACTATCCAGATGATGAGGGTGTATGCAAGGATATAgatgagtgtataaatgatcCGTGTGAATATAAATGTGAGAACACCCCAGGCTCACATATCTGTCACTGCCATCTGGGTTTTTCTCCAATGCCTGAAAACCCTAGCCGATGCCATGACACTGATGAGTGCCAGATCCCTGGGACCTGTCAGCAGATGTGTGTAAATTATGAAGGTGGATTTGAATGTCACTGCGATGAAGGCTATGAACTCATGTCTGATCAATACTCATGTCAGAAaagaggaggggaaggagaTGACCAATCTCCTGTCACCCCTCATTTTCCTTGGGTTATACACCAGCCTGGATCTCTATGGGACCCTGTGGATTATGACTGGAACCCCCAACAAAGCCACACTGACTGGCCTCCAGAGGAAGATCAGTTTGTGGACAGGCTGACTGATCCAACCAAAGTTGTGAATTCTGATGCCATTTGGGTGACCAGTGCTCCACAGAACCCTCCAACACATGTAGCTGCACATGATGAGGAAGTCATAGACACTGGAGGTGCAGACTGGTTAAAATGGGACCAGATATCTCAGTCTGAGTCTCAGTCTGAGCCTAACATCATTTCCACCAGACCCTCACCCACCACCAGCTACACCAATACCCCAGACATAAATGAACATGACAAGGAGGAGACCACCACAGCTCTTCCCTTTCTTTCCACCCCCACAATCTCTGAGGGAGCTTGGAATTGGTGGTCAGATACCTCCAGCCAGGAACCAGATGATCTAGTCAATATGCCTACAGATTTCAGCAACTACAATGAAGAAGATAACTCCCACTTCCCAGTGGAGGATTTGGGGCAGGAGAAAAAGAACTATGTGGAGATCACACAGCCCCAGGACCCAGGTCCTCCCACCAAGCTTCCTCCTTCCCAGTCACCTCTGATTAAGGCTGCAGAGATTGACGATATTGTGGATTCTGTCCAGGAAGACCGAGGACAGAAACAGACCACCACCGGGCTCCTGGTGGGTCTCCTGGTGCCAATCTGCCTTATCATTGTGGTGATAGTGGTGCTGGGCATTGTCTACTGCACCCGCTGTGCTGTTCAGCCACGCAGTAAGAATGCCTCTGATTGCTACCACTGGATCTCTGGGGCTCATGATAAACAGGGAGCTGCTAACCCCTCAGTAGGGGTCAAGACCCATGTTTAG
- the sstr1b gene encoding somatostatin receptor type 1, whose translation MNFNVSQDIGSYPTDLPYNTSMDYEDYYHEADASKIIIPSIYALVCCIGLTGNAMVIYVILKYAKMKTATNIYILNLAIADELFMLSVPFLATSAAIRHWPFGSLMCRLVLSVDGINMFTSIFCLTVLSVDRYVAVVHPIKAARYRRPTVAKVVNVCVWVLSLIVILPIIIFADTVPAQDGGVDCNFLWPEAAWSEAFVVYTFLLGFLLPVGAICLCYCLMVARMRAVGLKAGWLQRRRSEKKITRMVLLVVAVFVLCWMPFYIAQLVSVFHRPPDPMVTQLFVILSYANSGANPILYGFVSDNFRRSFQRIVCFRWLESGLDAEQVDYCAVDLKRQATCSPVDYPKDCMASDMVFRNGTYTTRTTTV comes from the coding sequence ATGAATTTCAATGTGAGCCAAGACATTGGGTCCTATCCAACAGACCTACCCTATAACACAAGCATGGACTATGAAGACTACTACCATGAAGCTGATGCCAGTAAAATCATCATCCCATCTATCTATGCCCTCGTCTGCTGTATAGGTCTGACTGGCAATGCCATGGTCATCTATGTTATTCTGAAATatgccaaaatgaaaacagccacTAACATTTATATCCTCAACCTAGCTATTGCTGATGAACTCTTCATGTTGAGTGTTCCTTTTCTGGCCACATCAGCTGCCATTCGTCACTGGCCATTTGGGTCTCTGATGTGCAGATTGGTGCTCAGCGTGGATGGCATTAATATGTTTACCTCGATTTTCTGTTTGACCGTGCTTAGTGTGGATCGTTATGTGGCAGTGGTCCACCCTATCAAGGCTGCCCGCTACCGCAGACCCACTGTGGCCAAAGtagtcaatgtgtgtgtgtgggtcctATCGCTCATAGTCATCTTGCCCATTATTATCTTCGCAGACACTGTACCAGCTCAGGATGGTGGTGTGGACTGTAACTTCTTGTGGCCTGAAGCAGCATGGTCAGAAGCCTTTGTGGTTTATACCTTCCTGCTAGGCTTTTTGCTGCCAGTTGGAGCCATTTGCTTATGTTACTGTTTAATGGTGGCTAGGATGCGAGCAGTGGGCCTAAAAGCTGGTTGGCTTCAACGTCGACGTTCGGAGAAGAAGATCACACGCATGGTGCTGCTGGTAGTGGCAGTGTTCGTTCTTTGTTGGATGCCCTTCTACATTGCCCAGCTGGTCAGTGTTTTTCACCGTCCCCCAGACCCAATGGTCACTCAACTTTTTGTCATCCTTAGCTATGCTAACAGTGGTGCCAATCCTATCTTGTACGGTTTTGTGTCTGACAATTTTCGCCGTTCGTTCCAGCGAATTGTATGTTTCCGGTGGCTGGAATCTGGTTTGGATGCAGAACAGGTGGATTACTGTGCTGTAGATTTGAAGAGACAAGCAACATGTAGCCCTGTGGATTATCCCAAAGATTGTATGGCTTCTGATATGGTATTTCGTAATGGAACCTATACCACCCGTACAACCACAGTGTGA